From the genome of Labedella gwakjiensis:
CGGAGCGGACTCGGACGGGCTGCCCGGCCCGTTCATAGGGTCGTGCGGCGCAGCGCATAGGCGCGTGGGATGGAGTCGGACCATGACTCGACGCATCCGATTCGCCCGAAGCACGCACTCCACGCGCCGCGCCGCAGCCGTCCTCGCCGTGGCACTCACGGCCGGTGGTCTGGCCGCCTGCTCCACGACGTCCGCGACGGAATCATCCTCGAGTGTGAGCTCGGCCGCGAGCATCCTGTGGGACTCGTCGTTCGTGCACGACATCGAGGTTGACGTATCCGACGAGGACTACGACTCTCTCATCGCCGCCTACGTGGACGACGGCGAGAAGATCTGGGTATCCGCCACCGTGACGATCGACGGCACGGTGTTCGAGAACGTCGGGCTCAAGCTCAAGGGCAACTCGAGCCTCATGGGGACGAACGCCGACAGCGACCCCACGGAGCTCCCCTGGATCATCCGCCTCGACAAGTACGTGGAGGGCCAGAACCTCGACGGCGAGACCGAGCTCGTGGTGCGCGGCAACAGTTCGGAGACCTCGCTCAACGAGGCCGTGGCGCTCGAACTGCTGGGGGAGTCCGGCCTCGCGACGCAGGAGGCGGTGAGCTCGAGCTTCAGCGTCAACGGCGCGGATGCGGCTCTCCGCCTCGTCATCCAGAACCCGAACGACGACTGGGACGAGCAGGAGTTCGGCGACGAGGGCCTGCTGTACAAGGCCGAATCGGGCGGCGACTACTCCTACCGCGGCGACGACGCATCGGCGTACGACGGGGTCTTCGACCAGGAGGCCGGGGAGGACGACCTCACGCCGCTCATCGACTTCCTCCAGTTCATCAACGAGTCCGACGACGAGACGTTCGCAGCGGAGCTCTCGGACCACCTCGACGTGGAGGCGTTCGCGACGTACCTCGCTTTCCAAGACCTCGTCCAGAACACCGACGACATCGACGGTCCCGGCAACAACTCGTACCTGCGCTACGACCCTGAGACGCAGCTCATGACGGTGGTGTCGTGGGACCTCAACCTCGCGTTCGGCGCGAGCCCCGGCGGAGGCGCTGGCGGTGAGGGCGGCGGGTTCCCCGGGGGCGGCGAGGGCATGCCGGAACTCCCCGACGGCGCCGAGGTTCCGGAGGGCATGCCGACGGATATCCCCACGGACATCCCCACCGATATGCCGACCGACATGCCCGACCGCGCTGACGGCGGGGGAGGTGCGGGTGGCGGCGGCATGATGGGCGGTTCCAACGTGCTCGTCGAGAGGTTCCTCGAGAACGAGGACTTCGCCGCCCTCGTGGATACCGCCACGGAGGACCTCCAGGCCTCCCTCATCGACAGCGGCCGGGCGCAGGAGATCCTCGACGAGTGGACCGCGACCCTGCTCGACGACGCGACGGATCTCGTCGACGAGGCGACGATCGAGGAGGAATCGGAGGACCTCTCCGCCTCGCTCTCCTGAGCCGTGTCGTCGGCGCTGACCGTCGAGCGCTACACCTTCCGCCGAGCGCCACACGATCTCGTGTGGCGCTCGGCTCGTCGTGGAGCGGTCGACGGACCTGTCACCAGCGCACGGGGCGAGAATGGAGCATGACCTCCAACAGAACCCGTCGCCCCGTCGCCCTTCCCGTAGGCCCCGGCCAGGAGTCCGTGTGGGACTACCCGCGGCCGCCGCGCGTCGAGCCGGTGTCGAAGCGCGTCGTCGTGCGCTTCGGGGGAGAGGTCATCGCCGACACGACGGCGGCCGCCCGCGTGCTCGAGACGAGCCACCCTCCCGTGTTCTACGTGCCCCGCGAGGCCTTCGTGGCCGGATCCCTGCGGCCCGCTGCCGGCACCACGTATTGCGAGTTCAAGGGCGAGGCGTCCTACCTCGACGTCGTCTCGGGCGACGCCGTCGCCCCCTCCGCCGGCTGGTTCTACGCCACGCCGCGGAAGGGCTTCGAGCAGCTCCGCGACATGGTCGCCCTCTACCCGGGCCGCATGGACAGCTGCGAGGTGGGAGGCGAGGTCGTGCAGGCGCAGGACGGCGACTTCTACGGCGGCTGGATCACCTCGGAGATCGTCGGCCCGTTCAAAGGGGCCCCGGGCACCTGGGGCTGGTGACGCCGCTACGGAACATCGCATCTCGATTGTTTCGAACATATTTAGGTTTCATTACTTTGTGAAACTTCTGACCGTCTCGTATTGACGGGCCCCTCGTCGGGGGAGTTTGCTGGCTCCACCCCTGCGACTCAGCAGCGCGGTCGGCGCACATCCCGCGCCCGCAGCGCTTCTCGCACCCCTGCTCCACTCGCACCCCGCACCATTCAGGTTCCCCACCCCTGTTCTGCACCCCGACGAGGAGAAACGATGAGAAGGACACAGCGCACGGTCGCTGCCGGCGTACTGCTGGTGGCGGCACTTGGCCTCACGGCCTGTGCCTCCGGCGGTACCGACACCGCCGACGGCGGCACTCGCGCCATCAGCATGGGCGTCACCGACCCCGGAACGCTCACCCCCGGCCGCCAGCTCGTGGCCTACGACTTCAACATGGCCGTCTGGGCTCCGCTCAGCTTCCTCGAGTCCGACGGCACCCTGAACTACGTCCAGGCCGAGTCGATCGAGTCCGACGACAACACCACCTGGACCATCACGCTCAAGGACGGCTGGACCTTCCACGACGGCACGCCCGTCACGGCGCAGAGCTACGTGGACTCCTGGAACACCGTCGCCTATGGGCCGAACGCGTTCGAGAACTCCGGCCAGGTCGCCAACATCGTCGGCTACTCCGACCTCAACCCGGCTGAGGGCGAGCCGAGCACCACCGAGATGTCCGGCCTCACGGTCGTGGACGACCTCACGTTCACCGTCGAGCTCATCGGACCCGACAGCCAGTTCCCGCTCCAGGTGAGCCAGGCGCAGACGGCCATGTACCCGATGCCCGAATCCGCCTTCGACGACCTCGACGCCTACAACACGCACCCGATCGGCAACGGCCCGTTCGAGCTGAAGGACGACTACGTCGAGAACGAGCCCCTCGTGGTCACCGCATACGAGGACTACCAGGGCGACGAGCCGACGACCGACCAGATCACGTTCGTTCCCTATACGGACGACACCACGGCCTACACGGACGTGCAGGCGGGCAACCTCGACATCGCGTCGGTTCCCGCGAGCCGTCTGCCGCAGGCCGGCGACGACTTCGGCGACGCGTTCTACTCCTTCGAGGCTCCCGGCATCTCGTACCTGGGCCTGCCGCTGTGGGACGAGCGCTACCAGGACGTCCGCGTCCGCCAGGCCATCTCCATGGCGATCGACCGCGAGACGATCAACGAGGTGATCTACGGAGGCGCCTACACGCCCGCCACCGCCTTCACCCCCGCGATCGAGCCCGGAACGCCCGAGGGCATCTGCGGCGAGTACTGCGAGTACGACCCGGAGGCCGCGAAGGCCCTGCTCGACGAGGCCGGCGGCTTCGAGGGAAGCATGGAGATCTACTTCCCGGGCGGCGGCGGTCTCGACGACTTCTACAACGCCATCGCGAACAACCTGCGCCAGAACCTCGGCGTCGACGCCACGGCCGTGCCGAGCGCCGACTGGGCGGAGTTCTCGGACAACCGCACCGCCGGCAACATCGACGGCCCGTTCTTCTCGCGCTGGGGTGCCCTGTACCCGAGCCAGCAGGCGACGCTGCGTCCGTTCTACGTGGAGGGCGGCGGCTGCGCCAACTGCATCCCGTGGTACGACGCCGACGTGAAGGCCGCGATCGACGCCGCCGACGCCGCCGACACGGGCGACGGAACCGCCTACGCCGAGGTGCAGGAACTGATCCTCGAGGAGTTCCCCGCTCCTCCGCTGTTCTTCGAGACGTACTCCTACGTCACGTCGGACAAGATCAGCGACCTCGTCACCTCTCCCGTCGGTAACCCGCGCCTCACCAACGTGGTGCTCGCGGGCGAGTAGGGCGAGTAAGACGAGCAAGACCGGTCCCGCCGGGCGCGCGACAGCCGCCCGGCGGGACCCCCACCCTGTACCGCACTCGATCCATCTGAGGGGACCGATGACCTCGACGCCGTCCGCCGACGCAGCGCCCGCCACCACTCCACTCCGCGCGGGTGGCGCTCCGTCGCTGCCCGAGATCCTCGAGCGCGCCGCGCGCATCGAGCCGCTCACGACCTTCCCCCCGATCGACGAGCTCGTCGCGGGTTTCGACGCCCTCGCGAACGGCTCGGACGGACGTCTCGTGAAGCGACGCATCGGCACCTCGCGACTCGGCGAGCCGATCCACGAGTACGTCGTGGGCTCGGGCTCCCGACACGCCCTCATCGTGGGCGGCGTCCACCCGAACGAACCGATCGGCTTCCACACGGCCCGTGTCCTCGCGGAGCACATCCTCGCCGAACCCGACTTCTTCGACCGTTTCGACGCGACGTGGCACATCATCCCGTCGATCGATCCCGACGGCGCCCGCCTCAACGAGGGCTGGTTCGCGAACCCCGGGGACCGCTCCCACTACGCCAGGAACTTCTACCGCCCCGCCCCGCAGGAGCAGGTCGAGTGGTCGTTCCCCCTCTCGTACAAGGATGCGTACTTCGACCGTCCCATGCCCGAGACGCAGGCGCTCATGCAGCTCATGGTCGAGACGCACCCCGCGCTGCTCGTCGGCCTGCACAACGCCGAGCTCGGCGGCGTCTACTACTACGTGAGCCGCGAACTGTCCGGCGGCGTCGACGCCCTGCACGCGATCCCCGCGGCCCTCGACCTGCCGCTCGACGCGGGAGAGCCCGAGTCCGCCGACCTCACGGCCCTCGCCCAGGCGGTGTACCTCTCCCCGCTCGCGACGGACCACTACGACTACCTCGAGGCCCTCGGCGTCGACCCCACGCGCGAGGTCGGCGGAGCGGGTTCCGCCGACTACGCCGCGCAGTTCGGCACTCTCGTCCTCATCGCGGAGCTGCCGTACTGGTCGCACCCCGATGCTCTCGACACGCGACCGTCGGACCTCTCGTACGACGAGGTGCTGCGGCGGAAGGCCGACGGCCTCCGCGAGACGGGCAGGATCCTCAACGCGGCGCTGACCCGGGCGGAGCCCCACCTCACGATCGAGTCGCCGTTCCTCCGCGCCTCGCGGGCGTTCGTCCCGATGATGAGCGCCGCCGGCGACGCCGAGGCCGCCAGGGCCGAGCTGCCGGAGTCGCACCGGGCCGCGACGATCGCCGAGGCGTTCACGAACGCCGACCTCGTGCGCTGCTTCCGGCTGCGCTTCGGCGGCATGCTCGTCCGCGCCCTGGAGGGCGAGGTGGCAGCGGGCATCGCGCCCGTGCCCGTCCGTCGGGCCGCCGCCGAGCTGCGGACCGCGTACGACGAGTGGATCGCCGAATCGGACGACGTCACGGGACTCGAGGTCCTCCCCGTCGAGAAGCTCGTGGGTGTGCAGTACGCCTCCACGCTCGTGATGGCGGCGCTCCTCGCGGGGGACGACTCGTGATCCGGTTCGTCGGTCGCCGCGCCGTCGAGCTCGCGATCGTCTTCGTCGGCGTCACCTTCATCATCTACCTCATGGTCTTCACGCTCCCGGGCGACCCGATCGCGGCCCTCGGCGGCGACCGTCCTCTGCCGGAGGCCGTGCAAGCCCAACTGCGCGCCCAGTACCACCTCGACGAACCCGTCTGGTTGCAGTACCTGCGCTACGTCGGCGGGCTGTTCACGGGAGACCTCGGCACGGGCTTCGACGGCCGGCCGGTGGGCGATCGGATGGCCGCGCGCTGGCCCGTCACGATCACACTCGCTCTCACGGCGTGGGCGATCGAGGTCGTCATCGGCGTCGTGCTCGGCCTCGTCGCCGGGCTCCGCAGCGGCGGCCTCGTCGACCGCACGGTGCTCGTCGGAACGGTGCTCGCGACCTCGATCCCGGTCTTCGTCCTCGGCGTCACGGCGCAGCTCGTGTTCGGGTTGCAACTCGGCTGGTTCCCCATCGCGGGGACGAGCGCCGGATGGCCGACGGCGTACCTCCTCCCGGCTATCGTCATCGCGCTCTTCGGACTCGCGAGCGTCACGAGGCTCATGCGCGGCAGCGTGGTCGACACGATGCGCTCCGACTTCGTGCGCACCCTCACCGCGAAGGGCATGCCGCGCCGCAACATCGTGGGCGTGCACGTCATGCGGAACTCCGTGGCCCCCGTGCTCACGTTCCTCGCGATCGACCTCGGGTACCTCCTCGGCGGTACCGTCGTGATCGAGGCGATCTTCAACCTCCCGGGGATCGGTGCGCTGCTGTTCGACGCGATCAAGACGCACGAGGGGCCGACGGTCGTCGGCGTCGCGACCGCGCTCATCCTGATCTTCCTGGCGACGAGCGTCGTCGTCGACCTCATCAACTCCGTGCTCGACCCGAGGATCCGCCATGAGTGAGCAGCTCGCGCCCCAGCAGGCGCCCCTCGTCGCCCCGCCCGACCGCAGCATGTGGCGGACCCTCCGGGCCCGGCCCCTCTTCTGGCTCTGCTCCGTCGTGCTCGGCCTCCTCGCGGTCATCGCGATCATCCCCGGGCCGATCGCGGGGCTTTTCGGTCAGCCGGATCCGCGGGCGTGCGACCTCTCGAAGAGCGCGCTCGAGCCGGGCGGCGAGCACGTGTTCGGCACGGACCTCCAGGGCTGCGACATCTTCGCGAACGTGATCTACGGAACGCAGACGTCGCTGTTCATCGGGCTCCTCACGACCATCCTGTGCCTCGTGATCGCCATGGTGCTCGGAACGATCGCCGGCTACTACGGCGGATTCGCCGACCGCGTCGTCGCGCGCCTCACCGACGTGTTCCTCGGCTTCCCGTTCCTGCTCGGCGCGATCGTGGTGCTCAACGGTCTCGGCACACGCTCGGCGGTGACCGTCTCGCTCGTGATCGCGTTCTTCTCGTGGCCGACGCTCGCGCGCCTCGTGCGGAGCTCCGTGCGCACCGTGCGGGGGACGGAGTACGTGCAGGCCGCGCAGGCGATGGGTCTCCGTGACCGGCGCATCCTGCTCGACCACGTCGTTCCGAACTCGCTCGGCCCGGTGCTCGCCATCGCGACCACCATGGTTGGCTCCGTGATCGTGGCAGAGTCCACGCTCACCTTCCTCGGCGTCGGGCTCCGCGCCCCGTCGATCTCGTGGGGGCTGCAGCTGTCCACGGCGCAGTCCTACTTCCAGAGCGAACCCCACCTGCTCGTCTTCCCGAGTATCTTCCTCACCGTGACCGTGCTCAGCCTCATCACCCTCGGCGACATCCTGCGTGACGCCCTCGATCCGAAGGGACGATCATGACGATCGACCGCATCTCCGTTCTCCGCTCGCTCGCCCCCTACCTCGAGGAGTGGCTCGCCTTCCAGGGCGCGTACCGCCGCACCCCGGGCATCCAGGCCGCCATCCGCGCCGACGACGAGATCGTGCTCGACGTCGCCTGGGGGCACGCCGACCTCACGACGGGCGAGAAGCTGACGACCGCGCACCTCTTCCGCATCGCGTCGCACTCGAAGACGATGACCGCGACGGCCGTCCTGCAGCTCGTCGAGGCCGGCTCGCTGCGGCTCGACGACACCGCAGGGCACTGGATCCCCGAGCTCGAGGGTACGCCCCTCGCCCCGGTCACCGTCCGCGAGCTGCTCGGCCACCAGGGCGGCGTCATCCGCGACGGCGTCGAGAACAACTTCTGGCAGCGCGGCGGGGAATTCCTCGATCGCGATTCCCTCATCGCCGGAGCCCGGACCGACGGCGCCGTCTTCGCCCCCAACGAGTACTTCAAGTACTCCAACATCGGATACTCGCTCCTCGGCCTCATCGTGGAGGCGGCGAGCGGCACGCCGTACAACGACTACGTCGCCGAGAACATCGCCGACCGGCTCGGGCTCGCGGACTCCGGCCCCGAGTACGACGCGTCGCGTGCGAGCGAGTACGCCGCTGGCCACACCGGTCTCACGGCCGGCGACGACTCCCGCCACCGGATCGAGCACGTCGACACGCGAGCGATGGCCGCCGCGACGGGATGGTTCTCCACCGCTCGCGACCTCACCACCTACGGCGCGGCCCACTGGTTCGGCGACGACACCCTCGTGACGGACGCGAGCAAGCGCCTCCTGCAGCGCGAGGAGTCGCGCGTGGAGGCGCACGGCACCGAGCTCGGTCGATACGGGCTCGGCTTCGAGCAGCGCACCATCGGCGACCGCGATCTCGTGGGTCACAGCGGCGGCTACCCCGGGCACATCACGAGGACGTGGATCGACCCGACCGACAAGCTCGTGCTCTCGGTGCTCACGAACGCCGTCGACGGACCGGCCGATTCCCTCATGACGGGCGTCGTGCAGCTCGTCGACCTCGCCCTCGACGCCGCGCGCGACGTCGACGGTGACGAGGACGGGTCTGGACCCGACCTGTCGCGCTTCACCGGTCGCTTCGCGAACATGTGGGGAGTGGTCGACATCGTCGACCTCGGCGGCAAGCTCGCGAGCATCTCGCCGCGTTCTCCCGAGCCGAAGAACGCCCACCAGTTCCTGGACGTCTCGGGCGATGAGGTGCGCACCGAGAGCGTCCCCGGCTTCGGAGCCACCGGCGAGCGCGTGATCTTCGAGCGCGACGACGCCGGCGCGATCACCGCCGTGACGATGGGCGGCATGACGATGTGGCCGATCGACACGTACCGACGCGCCCTCGCCTCCGGGCGTCCCGTCGACACCCTTGCCAGGATGTCCCTATGAGCCAGAACGCGACCCAGCCGCACCCCCTCTCCGAGACGCCGGTGCCGAGCGACGATGCCTCCCACCTCACGGAACTCGACGACGCGACCCGCACCTTCGTGGAGGACTTCGCCTCCTCGTGGGAGTCGGCGAACAACGCGCGCATGGACGGGCGGGTCCTCGGGCTGCTCATCATCGTGGACGAGCCGTACCTGTCGTCGGCGCAGATCGCCCACCTGCTCCAGGCGAGCACAGGAGCGGTGTCGATGGCGACCCGCGCGCTCGTGACGGTCGGCTTCCTCAAGAGGCACGCACTGCCCGGTGACCGCGCCCACTATTTCCGCGTCGAGGACGACGTGTGGGGAACGTTCCTGAGCGGCGAGCGGGAGTACCTCCGCCGCATGAAGGGCACCGTCATCGGCGGGCTCGACCTCGTGCCCGCAGACGCCGCCGGACCCCGCACGCGTCTCCGCAACGCGCAGCGGTACATGACATGGCTCGAGGGCTACCACCGCAAGATGCTCGCCGATTGGGAGGCCTACCGCGATGCGGCCGAGGCCGCCGAGGCGGGGGATGCGCGACTGGACGACCACGCACCCGACGAGCAGGAGAAGGACGACACCCCATGACGACGCCGGTTCTCTCCGTCCGCGACCTCGCCATCCGCTTCTCCGTGGGGGGCGAGCGGGTCGACGCCGTCCACGCCGTGGACTTCGACCTCCATGCCGGGGAGGTCCTCGCGATCGTCGGCGAGTCGGGCTCCGGCAAGAGCGTCACCTCGCTCGCCGTGCTCGGCCTGCTGCCGCCCAACGCGACCGTCACGGGGGAGATCCTCGTGGACGGCACGAACGTCGTCGGGGCGTCCGAGCGCGAGTTCTCCGCCGTGCGCGGCAACACGGTCTCCATGATCTTCCAGGACCCGTCGAACGCCCTCGACCCGGTCTTCACCGTCGGGTACCAGATCATCGAGATGCTGAAGCGCCACGGCCGCGGGATGTCCTCCGCCGAGCGCCGCGCCCGGGCCGTCGAGCTCCTGCGCATGGTCGAGCTGCCCGATCCCGAGGACCGCCTCGGCTACTACCCGCACCAGCTGTCGGGCGGACAGGCGCAGCGCGTCATGATCGCGATGGCGCTCGCGTGCGACCCCGCTGTGCTCATCGCCGACGAGCCGACGACCGCGCTCGACGTGACGGTGCAGCGCGAGATCCTCGACGTCCTGCGACGGCTGCAGGCGCGGACCAACGCCGCCATCCTCCTCATCACCCACGACATGGGCGTCGTCGCCGACCTCGCCGATCGCGTCGTCGTGATGCGGGCAGGACGCGTCGAGGAGACGGCGGACGTCCGTTCCCTCTTCGCCGCCCCGCGCGCGGAGTACACGCGACAGCTCCTCGCGGCGGTTCCCCGCATCGGGGCGGAGGACCGCATGACGGCCGCCCTCGCGGAAGAACGTCCTGTCCTCGAGGTCGAGGGCCTCGTCGTCGAGTACCGCAACCGGCGCGGGCGTCACGTCCGTGCCGTCGACGGTGTGTCGCTCCACATTCGTGCGGGCGAGATGCTCGCGCTCGTGGGGGAGTCGGGTTCGGGCAAGTCCACCATCGGCAAGAGCGTGCTCGGTCTCGCGCCGGTCGCCGAGGGTCGTGTCGTCGTGGACGGTGTCGATCTCCGGACGGCGTCGCGCTCGGCGGTGCGGACGGTCAAGAAGAGGATCGGCGTGGTGTTCCAGAACCCCACGGCGGCTCTCGACCCACGGCGGACGATCGGCCAGTCGATCGGCGAGCCGATGCGCGTCCACCTCGGGTTGAAGGGAACGGAGCTCACCGCCCGCGTCGCGGCGCTGCTCGAGGCCGTCGAACTTCCCGCCACATGGGCCGGCCGCTACCCGCACGAGCTCTCCGGCGGGCAGCGCCAGCGCGTCGCCATCGCACGGGCCGTCGCGCTCGACCCGCTCCTGCTCATCGCCGACGAACCCACGTCTGCCCTCGACGTGTCCGTGCAGGCCACGGTGCTCGACCTCCTGCGGCGGTTGCAGCAGCAGTTCCGGTTCGCGTGCCTCTTCATCAGCCACGACCTCGCCGTCGTCGACGCCCTGTGCGATCGTGTGGTCGTGCTGCACCGCGGCGGCATCGTGGAGGAGGGCGAGCGACGTCGCGTGCTCACGGCCCCGGAGCACGACTACACGCGGAGGCTCCTCGCCGCCGCTCCCGTCCCCGATCCCGACGAGCAGGCCCGGCGCCGGGGCGAGCCGCTCGCCGGCTGACATCGCGGGACAGCGACGATCGGCGATTGTGCCACCGCTCGACCCCGCGGACAACGGGATTCGTGCGACGATCCTCGGCGGCAGACTGGGGTCGTCACACGAGAACGAGGAGACGTCCATGCCGGCCGACGAGGAACTGCCGTCCACCCTCGAGCGCAGCGACAAGCACGCTCAGGCGCTGTGGTCGAAGACGCACGACTCCGCCGTGGAGAGCTACGGCGAGGGTGAGAGGGCTCACCGCACCGCGTTCGCCGCGCTCAAGCACGAGTACGAGAAGATCGGCGACCACTGGGAGCGGAAGGCGGAGAACGGTCCGTCCGACGAGAAGTCGGAGCGCGGCGGGCTCGCACCCGGGAAGACAGCCGGCGGCGTGGACGCGAACGCGACGAAGGAGCACCTGCTCGACGTCGCGAAGCGCCTCGAGATCTCCGGGCGCTCGCGCATGAGGAAGGACGAGCTCGTCGAGGCGATCCAGAAGGAGAACGACCGCCGCACGCGCGAGGCGCGCTGAGGCGCATCGACCCACCGGGTCGAGCGCAAGCTCTCGCGGTCGGGTGACTCCGACGCGTAGGGTGCGAGCATGGCAAGCAACGCCGTCACCATCCCCGTTCCCGGTCCGTCTGGCGAGCGCGAGGTGCGCATCTCGAGCCCCGATCGCGTCCTCTGGTCGGAGGCGGGCATCACGAAACTCGACCTCGCCACCTACATGGTGGAGGTGTCGAACGCGTTCCTCGCCGCGAACGGCGACAGGCCCGTCTCGCTCCAACGGTTCCCCGCGGGTGTCGACGGCGAGTGGTTCTTCTCCAAGAACCCGCCGAAGGGCGCCCCCGACTACGTGGACGCCGTGACGGTGACCTACCCGAGCGCGCGATCGCACCCCCAGGTGGTGCTCCACGAGGCCGCCGCGACCGTGTGGGCCGTGCAGATGAACACGGTCGTGTTCCACCCGTGGGCGTCGCGCGCCGGCGACACGGACCACCCCGACCAGTTGCGCATCGATCTCGACCCGCAGCCGGGGACCGACTTCGACGACGCCATCCCGGCCGCGATCGCTCTGCGCGATCTGCTCGCGGAGGTCGGTCTCACGGCCTTCGTGAAGACGTCGGGCAACCGCGGACTGCACGTCTTCGCGCCGATCGAGCCGACGGTCGAGTTCCTCGAGGTGCGGCACGCGGTCATCGCAGCGGCGCGCGAGCTCGAGCGCCGCATGCCCGACGCGGTCACGACCAACTGGTGGAAGGAGGAGCGCGGCGAGAGGATCTTCGTCGACTTCAACCAGGCGAATCGCGACCGGACGATGGCCGGCGCGTACAGCCCGCGTGCGCTGCCCGAGGCGACGGTGTCGTGTCCGCTCGAGTGGGACGAGCTCGGCAGCATCGATCCCCACTCGCTCACCGTTCGCACCATCCCGGAGCGACTGCGCACGGTCGGGGACCCGTGGGCGCGCATGCACGAGAAGCCCGGTCGTCTCGACGTTCTGCTGGAGTGGTGGGCTCGTGACCTCGAGAACGGCCTCGGCGAGCTCCCGTTCCCTCCCGATTTTCCGAAGATGCCGGGCGAGCCGCCGCGCGTGCAGCCGTCCCGTGCCCGTACGCCAGACGCCGAGTGACCCACTCCTGACCCCCTGAGGGTCTCGCATGTGCGTGATGATTTGTGCATAGTCGCGATTCCTGGCTCTTGAGGGGGCAGGGCTGCGGGGTTACGGTGTCGGCATGTGCCGGAACATCCACACCCTCCACAACTTCGAGCCCGCGGCGACGGACGACGAGGTCCACGCCGCCGCCCTCCAGTACGTCCGCAAGATCAGCGGCTTCACGAAGCCCTCGCAGGCGAACCAGGAGGCGTTCGACCGCGCCGTCGCGGAGATCGCCCACATCTCGCGTCACCTGCTCGAGGATCTCGTGACGACGGCCCCTCCGAAGAACCGCGAGGTGGAGGCCCAGAAGCACCGCGAGCGCTCCGCGAAGCGCTTCGCCACCGCCTGACCCCGCCCCGCACCCCTCCGCCCTACCCCAAAAAGATCGCGATACAGCATCGGGTTTCGTGCTGTATCGCGATCTTTTTGGGGTATGAGGAGGGGGAAAGGAGGGGTGGGGTCAGGAGAGGATGGTGCCGAGGTCGTAGCGGGCGGGGACTTCGAGCTGGTCGAACGTGCACGAGCGGGCGTCGCGGTCCGGACGCCACCGCGCGAACTGAACCGTGTGCCGGAAACGGCTGCCCTCCATCTGGTCGTAGCGCACCTCGACGACACGGCGCGGGTGCAGGCGCACGTACGAGACGTCCTTCCCGGAGGAGAAGCGCGAGCGATCCGTCTCTCCGCGCACGATCTCGCCGTCCTCGTCGCGGACGACATCGGG
Proteins encoded in this window:
- a CDS encoding CotH kinase family protein, with the protein product MTRRIRFARSTHSTRRAAAVLAVALTAGGLAACSTTSATESSSSVSSAASILWDSSFVHDIEVDVSDEDYDSLIAAYVDDGEKIWVSATVTIDGTVFENVGLKLKGNSSLMGTNADSDPTELPWIIRLDKYVEGQNLDGETELVVRGNSSETSLNEAVALELLGESGLATQEAVSSSFSVNGADAALRLVIQNPNDDWDEQEFGDEGLLYKAESGGDYSYRGDDASAYDGVFDQEAGEDDLTPLIDFLQFINESDDETFAAELSDHLDVEAFATYLAFQDLVQNTDDIDGPGNNSYLRYDPETQLMTVVSWDLNLAFGASPGGGAGGEGGGFPGGGEGMPELPDGAEVPEGMPTDIPTDIPTDMPTDMPDRADGGGGAGGGGMMGGSNVLVERFLENEDFAALVDTATEDLQASLIDSGRAQEILDEWTATLLDDATDLVDEATIEEESEDLSASLS
- a CDS encoding DUF427 domain-containing protein, yielding MTSNRTRRPVALPVGPGQESVWDYPRPPRVEPVSKRVVVRFGGEVIADTTAAARVLETSHPPVFYVPREAFVAGSLRPAAGTTYCEFKGEASYLDVVSGDAVAPSAGWFYATPRKGFEQLRDMVALYPGRMDSCEVGGEVVQAQDGDFYGGWITSEIVGPFKGAPGTWGW
- a CDS encoding peptide ABC transporter substrate-binding protein; amino-acid sequence: MRRTQRTVAAGVLLVAALGLTACASGGTDTADGGTRAISMGVTDPGTLTPGRQLVAYDFNMAVWAPLSFLESDGTLNYVQAESIESDDNTTWTITLKDGWTFHDGTPVTAQSYVDSWNTVAYGPNAFENSGQVANIVGYSDLNPAEGEPSTTEMSGLTVVDDLTFTVELIGPDSQFPLQVSQAQTAMYPMPESAFDDLDAYNTHPIGNGPFELKDDYVENEPLVVTAYEDYQGDEPTTDQITFVPYTDDTTAYTDVQAGNLDIASVPASRLPQAGDDFGDAFYSFEAPGISYLGLPLWDERYQDVRVRQAISMAIDRETINEVIYGGAYTPATAFTPAIEPGTPEGICGEYCEYDPEAAKALLDEAGGFEGSMEIYFPGGGGLDDFYNAIANNLRQNLGVDATAVPSADWAEFSDNRTAGNIDGPFFSRWGALYPSQQATLRPFYVEGGGCANCIPWYDADVKAAIDAADAADTGDGTAYAEVQELILEEFPAPPLFFETYSYVTSDKISDLVTSPVGNPRLTNVVLAGE
- a CDS encoding M14 family zinc carboxypeptidase, which codes for MTSTPSADAAPATTPLRAGGAPSLPEILERAARIEPLTTFPPIDELVAGFDALANGSDGRLVKRRIGTSRLGEPIHEYVVGSGSRHALIVGGVHPNEPIGFHTARVLAEHILAEPDFFDRFDATWHIIPSIDPDGARLNEGWFANPGDRSHYARNFYRPAPQEQVEWSFPLSYKDAYFDRPMPETQALMQLMVETHPALLVGLHNAELGGVYYYVSRELSGGVDALHAIPAALDLPLDAGEPESADLTALAQAVYLSPLATDHYDYLEALGVDPTREVGGAGSADYAAQFGTLVLIAELPYWSHPDALDTRPSDLSYDEVLRRKADGLRETGRILNAALTRAEPHLTIESPFLRASRAFVPMMSAAGDAEAARAELPESHRAATIAEAFTNADLVRCFRLRFGGMLVRALEGEVAAGIAPVPVRRAAAELRTAYDEWIAESDDVTGLEVLPVEKLVGVQYASTLVMAALLAGDDS
- a CDS encoding ABC transporter permease is translated as MIRFVGRRAVELAIVFVGVTFIIYLMVFTLPGDPIAALGGDRPLPEAVQAQLRAQYHLDEPVWLQYLRYVGGLFTGDLGTGFDGRPVGDRMAARWPVTITLALTAWAIEVVIGVVLGLVAGLRSGGLVDRTVLVGTVLATSIPVFVLGVTAQLVFGLQLGWFPIAGTSAGWPTAYLLPAIVIALFGLASVTRLMRGSVVDTMRSDFVRTLTAKGMPRRNIVGVHVMRNSVAPVLTFLAIDLGYLLGGTVVIEAIFNLPGIGALLFDAIKTHEGPTVVGVATALILIFLATSVVVDLINSVLDPRIRHE
- a CDS encoding ABC transporter permease; its protein translation is MSEQLAPQQAPLVAPPDRSMWRTLRARPLFWLCSVVLGLLAVIAIIPGPIAGLFGQPDPRACDLSKSALEPGGEHVFGTDLQGCDIFANVIYGTQTSLFIGLLTTILCLVIAMVLGTIAGYYGGFADRVVARLTDVFLGFPFLLGAIVVLNGLGTRSAVTVSLVIAFFSWPTLARLVRSSVRTVRGTEYVQAAQAMGLRDRRILLDHVVPNSLGPVLAIATTMVGSVIVAESTLTFLGVGLRAPSISWGLQLSTAQSYFQSEPHLLVFPSIFLTVTVLSLITLGDILRDALDPKGRS